In one Chitinophaga sancti genomic region, the following are encoded:
- the carA gene encoding glutamine-hydrolyzing carbamoyl-phosphate synthase small subunit, with protein MPQTRSIQPAILLLEDGTVFQGKAFGKIGTASGELCFNTGMTGYQEVFTDPSYKGQVLIMNNCYIGNYGVKKDDVESESVKINGLIAKNIAYNYSRPMADGSLEKFLDENNLVTIYDVDTRALVSHIRSQGAMNCIISSEILDVDQLKAKLKDVPSMEGQALCKEVTTKEPYNVGDPNAGIRIAVLDNGVKRNMLKCLSEKGAYLQVFPTDTPFEECEKFKPNAYFVSNGPGDPAPLKYAVDTVKKILAADKPMFGICLGHQLLALANDIPTYKMHHGHRGLNHPVKNLATGRCEITTQNHGFAVDPKAVAASEYVEVTHVNLNDQSIEGIRIKNKPAFSVQYHPESTPGPYDSRYLFDDFFTMIKKHM; from the coding sequence ATGCCTCAGACGAGATCAATCCAGCCTGCGATATTACTGTTAGAAGATGGAACAGTATTTCAGGGAAAAGCTTTTGGTAAAATAGGCACCGCTTCCGGTGAACTGTGTTTTAATACTGGTATGACAGGATACCAGGAAGTATTTACCGATCCTTCCTATAAAGGGCAGGTCCTGATCATGAATAATTGCTACATCGGCAATTATGGTGTGAAAAAGGATGACGTAGAGAGCGAAAGCGTGAAGATTAATGGATTGATAGCAAAGAACATTGCATACAACTATTCTCGTCCGATGGCGGATGGCTCCCTGGAGAAATTCCTGGATGAGAATAACCTGGTAACAATTTACGATGTAGATACCCGTGCGCTGGTATCCCACATCCGTAGCCAGGGTGCAATGAATTGTATCATTTCTTCTGAGATCCTTGACGTAGATCAGCTGAAAGCTAAATTGAAGGATGTACCTTCGATGGAAGGACAGGCACTCTGCAAGGAAGTGACGACTAAGGAACCTTACAATGTAGGCGATCCAAATGCCGGCATCCGCATCGCAGTTCTGGACAATGGTGTAAAGCGTAATATGCTGAAATGCCTGTCAGAAAAAGGTGCTTACCTGCAGGTATTCCCTACAGATACTCCTTTTGAAGAGTGCGAGAAATTTAAGCCGAATGCTTACTTCGTATCCAATGGTCCTGGTGACCCGGCTCCGTTGAAGTATGCTGTGGATACAGTGAAGAAGATCCTGGCGGCAGATAAGCCAATGTTTGGTATTTGTCTGGGACATCAGTTGCTGGCGCTGGCCAACGACATCCCTACTTATAAAATGCACCACGGTCACCGCGGTCTGAACCATCCGGTTAAGAACCTGGCCACCGGTCGTTGCGAGATCACTACCCAGAACCACGGTTTTGCAGTAGATCCGAAGGCAGTAGCAGCCAGTGAGTATGTAGAGGTGACACACGTAAACCTGAACGATCAGTCAATTGAAGGTATCAGGATTAAGAACAAACCTGCATTCTCAGTACAGTACCACCCGGAGTCAACTCCTGGTCCGTATGACAGCCGTTACCTGTTCGATGACTTCTTTACGATGATAAAGAAGCATATGTAA
- a CDS encoding pyridoxal phosphate-dependent aminotransferase encodes MPTISKRGEQMPASPIRKLVPYAEAAKKKGTKVFHLNIGQPDIETPKQVLDAVRHSDFKILEYSHSAGNESYRRKLVTYYERFGIELNHEQIIITTGGSEAIMFAFMACLDAGDEVLVPEPFYANYNGFAAEAGVTVTTITSSIETGFALPAMEEFEKAITPRTKALMICNPNNPTGYLYSREELEVLKELCLKYNLYLFSDEAYREFCYIGDHFSAMNLVGLEQHVILMDTISKRYSACGGRIGALVTKNQEVLDAIMKFAQARLSPPSFAQIAGEAAVDLPLNYFWEIKAEYLNRRDLLVNMLNKIPGVFCPNPGGAFYAIARLPIDNSDKFCQWLLESFEYEGKTLMLAPATGFYASPGLGLNEVRLAYVINTDDIRQAMICLEKALEIYPDRTEVAMEAMIASR; translated from the coding sequence ATGCCTACCATTAGTAAGAGAGGTGAGCAAATGCCCGCTTCTCCCATCCGAAAACTTGTTCCTTATGCCGAAGCTGCTAAGAAAAAAGGAACTAAAGTATTCCACCTGAATATCGGCCAACCCGATATTGAAACACCAAAACAGGTTCTGGATGCGGTACGCCATTCAGACTTCAAAATCCTTGAATACAGTCACTCCGCCGGAAACGAAAGCTACCGCCGCAAACTCGTGACTTATTACGAACGATTTGGTATTGAACTGAACCATGAGCAGATTATTATCACCACAGGCGGATCCGAAGCCATCATGTTCGCATTTATGGCCTGCCTGGACGCCGGTGATGAAGTTCTGGTTCCTGAGCCTTTCTATGCAAACTATAATGGGTTTGCTGCAGAAGCAGGCGTAACCGTGACCACTATCACCTCTTCTATCGAAACCGGTTTCGCGCTGCCGGCCATGGAAGAATTTGAAAAAGCCATCACGCCACGCACCAAAGCGCTGATGATCTGTAATCCCAACAATCCTACCGGCTATCTCTATAGCCGCGAAGAACTGGAAGTACTGAAAGAACTCTGTCTCAAGTACAACCTCTACCTCTTCTCCGATGAGGCTTATAGAGAGTTCTGTTACATAGGCGACCACTTCTCTGCAATGAACCTGGTAGGCCTGGAACAACACGTTATCCTGATGGACACCATCTCCAAGCGCTATAGCGCCTGCGGAGGCCGTATAGGTGCCCTGGTGACGAAAAACCAGGAGGTGCTGGATGCCATTATGAAATTTGCACAGGCAAGACTGAGCCCTCCCTCCTTTGCCCAGATTGCCGGTGAAGCTGCCGTAGACCTGCCGCTCAATTATTTCTGGGAAATCAAAGCCGAATACCTGAATCGCAGAGACCTGCTGGTCAATATGCTCAATAAGATCCCAGGCGTATTCTGCCCAAATCCTGGAGGCGCCTTCTACGCCATCGCCCGCCTGCCGATCGATAATAGCGATAAATTCTGCCAGTGGTTGCTGGAAAGCTTCGAATACGAAGGCAAAACACTCATGCTGGCACCCGCTACCGGTTTCTATGCAAGCCCGGGCTTAGGTCTGAACGAGGTAAGACTTGCGTATGTCATCAACACAGATGATATCCGTCAGGCAATGATCTGTTTGGAAAAAGCCCTGGAAATATACCCCGATCGCACAGAAGTAGCCATGGAAGCGATGATTGCCTCCAGGTAG
- a CDS encoding DUF1573 domain-containing protein, with product MKKFILSLFASMLLTTALWAQSQTTTQANPVDGKVKFAKETIDFGKTKFNKPVSVDFEFTNVSKEPVIIETARASCGCTTPTWTKEPILPGKKGKITAGYSANSVGTQNKTIWVKVKGVDQDKELHLTGQVEN from the coding sequence ATGAAAAAGTTTATCTTATCCCTATTTGCGAGCATGTTGTTAACTACTGCTCTTTGGGCACAGTCTCAAACTACCACACAAGCAAACCCTGTTGATGGTAAAGTGAAATTCGCAAAAGAAACTATCGACTTCGGTAAAACTAAGTTCAATAAACCAGTTTCTGTTGATTTCGAATTCACCAACGTTAGCAAGGAACCAGTAATCATCGAAACAGCACGCGCTAGTTGTGGTTGTACTACTCCTACCTGGACCAAAGAACCAATCCTGCCTGGTAAAAAAGGTAAGATCACTGCAGGTTACAGCGCAAATAGTGTAGGAACACAAAACAAAACTATTTGGGTGAAAGTTAAAGGCGTAGATCAGGATAAAGAACTGCACCTTACAGGTCAGGTTGAAAACTAA
- a CDS encoding alpha-ketoacid dehydrogenase subunit alpha/beta has translation MIENNELTMNTESRLSFEEFRKEVLEDYRLACESREVSLLARKEVLTGKAKFGIFGDGKEVAQVAMAKYFQPGDFRSGYYRDQTFAFASGIATPEQFFSQMYADPDLANEPFSGGRQMNSHFSTPNLGKDGNWLNLTESKNTATDMSPTAAQMPRALGLAFASKLFRDVESLKDMEGLSKNGNEVCFATIGDASTSEGHFWETMNAAGVLQVPLAVFVWDDGYGISVQRKYQTTKDSISVALEGFRKTEDSNGFDIYNVKGWDYAGMCEVFEAGIRKIRETHIPALFHVEELTQPQGHSTSGSHERYKSKERLNWEKEFDCNHQMRQWILENALSDEATLAEIEAKAKSYAQESRKSAWEKYIAPIRKEVQTMLGFGQAVAALPQADTAQVNNLLQELQNNREPWRKDILKTAASILFRHRNIQAPAVAALKAYYEDLLAREKDNYNSFLHATGVNSALNVPVVPAAYEADAVSINGYEILNRYFDQLIGNNPKVFAFGEDVGKIGDVNQAFAGLQAKHGSQRIFDTGIRELTIMGQGIGMALRGLRPIAEIQYLDYLIYGMQPLSDDVASLQYRTKGIQACPIIVRTRGHRLEGIWHSGSPMSMIMGALRGMYMCVPRNMVQAAGLYNTLLQANEPALMIESLNGYRLKEKLPNNLGEFTVPLGVPEVIKEGTDITIVSYGSTLRIVEEAAQSLEQLDVSVEVMDVQTLLPFDINHKILESLKKTNKILFVDEDVPGGGTAYMFQQVVEGQGAYRWLDVAPRTLSAQAHRPAYGSDGDYFSKPNVEDVIRVVLEMVAE, from the coding sequence ATGATAGAAAACAATGAACTAACTATGAATACGGAAAGCCGGCTATCATTCGAGGAATTTCGGAAAGAAGTACTTGAGGATTATCGCCTGGCCTGCGAAAGCAGGGAAGTTAGTCTGCTGGCCCGTAAGGAAGTCCTTACCGGGAAGGCCAAGTTCGGTATATTCGGGGATGGAAAGGAAGTGGCTCAGGTAGCCATGGCTAAGTATTTCCAGCCAGGAGATTTCCGCTCCGGGTACTACCGTGATCAGACGTTTGCTTTCGCCAGTGGTATCGCCACCCCTGAGCAGTTTTTCTCGCAGATGTATGCAGATCCGGACCTTGCTAATGAGCCATTTTCCGGTGGCCGACAGATGAACTCACATTTTTCCACGCCTAACCTTGGTAAGGATGGCAACTGGTTGAATCTGACGGAATCGAAGAACACAGCGACAGACATGTCGCCTACTGCAGCCCAGATGCCACGTGCTCTTGGTTTGGCATTTGCCTCTAAATTATTCAGGGATGTAGAAAGCCTGAAGGATATGGAAGGCCTGTCGAAGAATGGTAACGAAGTATGTTTTGCTACGATTGGTGATGCATCGACTTCTGAAGGCCACTTCTGGGAGACCATGAATGCGGCTGGAGTATTGCAGGTACCGTTAGCGGTATTTGTATGGGATGACGGGTATGGCATTTCCGTACAGCGTAAGTACCAGACAACAAAAGATTCCATCAGCGTCGCGCTGGAAGGATTCCGTAAAACGGAAGATTCCAACGGCTTTGATATATATAATGTAAAGGGCTGGGATTATGCCGGCATGTGTGAGGTGTTTGAAGCGGGGATCCGTAAAATTAGAGAAACACATATTCCTGCCCTATTCCATGTGGAAGAGCTGACGCAGCCCCAGGGCCACTCTACCAGTGGTTCTCACGAGCGTTATAAGAGCAAGGAGCGCCTGAACTGGGAAAAAGAATTTGATTGTAATCACCAGATGCGCCAGTGGATACTGGAAAACGCACTCTCTGACGAAGCGACCCTGGCAGAGATTGAGGCGAAAGCTAAATCTTATGCACAGGAATCACGTAAGAGTGCCTGGGAAAAGTACATCGCGCCTATCCGCAAAGAGGTACAGACCATGCTGGGATTTGGCCAGGCGGTAGCCGCACTGCCACAGGCAGATACTGCACAGGTAAATAACCTGCTGCAGGAATTGCAGAACAACAGGGAGCCCTGGAGAAAGGACATCCTGAAAACTGCTGCCAGCATCCTGTTCCGTCATAGAAACATCCAGGCGCCAGCCGTTGCTGCCCTGAAAGCGTACTATGAGGACCTGCTGGCCCGCGAAAAAGATAATTACAACTCCTTCCTGCATGCTACCGGCGTAAACTCAGCATTGAATGTACCGGTGGTACCGGCTGCATACGAAGCAGATGCTGTGAGCATTAACGGATACGAGATCCTGAACAGATATTTCGATCAGCTGATCGGTAATAATCCTAAAGTTTTCGCCTTTGGTGAAGACGTAGGTAAAATAGGTGACGTGAATCAGGCTTTTGCCGGTTTACAGGCAAAGCATGGCAGTCAGCGCATATTCGATACCGGTATCCGTGAATTAACCATCATGGGGCAGGGTATAGGGATGGCATTGCGTGGTTTAAGGCCTATTGCTGAGATTCAGTACCTGGATTACCTGATCTATGGCATGCAGCCATTGAGTGATGATGTAGCCAGTCTGCAATACCGTACCAAGGGTATTCAGGCATGCCCGATCATCGTTCGTACCCGTGGCCACAGGCTGGAAGGCATCTGGCATTCCGGTTCCCCGATGAGTATGATTATGGGTGCGCTGAGAGGTATGTATATGTGCGTGCCGCGCAACATGGTGCAGGCAGCTGGTTTGTACAATACCCTGCTGCAGGCAAATGAGCCGGCCCTGATGATTGAGTCACTGAACGGCTACCGCCTGAAGGAAAAACTGCCTAATAACCTGGGTGAGTTTACAGTACCATTAGGCGTACCTGAAGTGATTAAGGAAGGTACTGATATCACGATCGTTTCTTACGGTTCTACCCTTCGTATAGTCGAAGAAGCGGCACAGTCACTGGAACAGCTGGATGTATCCGTTGAAGTGATGGATGTACAGACATTGCTGCCTTTTGATATCAATCATAAGATATTGGAATCACTGAAGAAGACTAACAAGATCCTGTTTGTGGATGAGGATGTACCAGGTGGTGGTACAGCCTACATGTTCCAGCAGGTGGTCGAAGGGCAGGGTGCTTACCGTTGGCTGGATGTGGCACCGCGTACATTGAGTGCTCAGGCGCATCGTCCTGCGTATGGTTCTGACGGGGATTATTTCTCCAAACCAAATGTGGAAGATGTGATCAGGGTAGTACTGGAAATGGTAGCGGAATAA
- a CDS encoding response regulator transcription factor, giving the protein MKAGVLLVEDDLFFAKVVKSHLEKAGYDVTHCANGEEGWATFQERPFDICLLDVIMPGMDGFTLCREIRDKDENVPIIFASSRYMEQDKLNGFEAGGDDYLVKPFNMEELLCRMEVFMKRSRLLQNDKQVVFSLGTLVFNYSEFKIYHQPTNTNINLPPKEAELLKYLCENANKKLKREGILLSVWGNDDFFTGRSMDVYLTRIRKHFRLDGTIKLETIHGKGLRLLTEPEKVAEKL; this is encoded by the coding sequence ATGAAAGCAGGAGTACTGTTAGTTGAAGACGATTTGTTTTTTGCCAAGGTGGTAAAAAGCCATTTAGAAAAGGCCGGGTACGATGTGACACATTGTGCTAACGGTGAAGAGGGCTGGGCAACTTTTCAGGAAAGGCCCTTCGACATTTGTCTGTTGGATGTGATTATGCCTGGTATGGATGGGTTTACCCTGTGCCGGGAGATTCGCGACAAGGATGAAAATGTACCTATCATCTTTGCATCTTCCCGTTATATGGAGCAGGATAAGTTGAATGGCTTTGAAGCTGGCGGTGATGACTATCTCGTAAAGCCTTTCAATATGGAAGAGTTACTCTGCCGCATGGAAGTGTTTATGAAGCGGAGCCGTTTGTTACAGAATGACAAGCAGGTAGTTTTCTCCCTGGGCACACTTGTATTTAACTACAGCGAATTCAAAATATATCATCAACCAACCAATACTAATATCAATTTGCCGCCTAAGGAGGCTGAGTTGCTCAAGTATCTCTGTGAGAATGCGAATAAGAAGCTGAAGAGGGAGGGCATACTACTGAGTGTGTGGGGGAATGACGATTTCTTCACCGGCAGAAGTATGGATGTGTACCTGACGCGTATCAGGAAGCATTTCAGGCTGGATGGTACCATTAAGTTGGAAACCATTCATGGCAAGGGCTTACGCCTGCTTACAGAGCCGGAGAAGGTAGCGGAAAAATTATAA
- a CDS encoding YebC/PmpR family DNA-binding transcriptional regulator, producing MGRIFEVRKHTMFARWDRMAKQFTRIGKEIAIAVKAAGPDPDNNPALRRCVLNAKGVNMPKDRVEAAIKRAMGKDKTDYEEVVYEGYAPHGVAVMVETATDNPTRTVANVRMHFNKTGGSLGNSGSVGFLFNRVGEFKVKNEGQNLEDLELELIDAGLEEIGEDSEGNIIIRTPFTEFGNMSKALEDRNIQVIGAELKRIPTTTTELNEEQAKEVLELIDRLEQDDDVQQVFHTLV from the coding sequence ATGGGAAGGATATTTGAAGTAAGAAAACACACCATGTTTGCCCGCTGGGACAGGATGGCAAAGCAGTTTACCAGGATAGGCAAGGAAATCGCGATAGCTGTTAAAGCGGCAGGTCCTGATCCTGATAATAATCCTGCCCTCCGCAGATGCGTATTGAATGCGAAGGGTGTGAACATGCCCAAAGACCGCGTAGAAGCTGCGATCAAGCGGGCGATGGGAAAAGATAAAACTGACTACGAAGAAGTTGTATACGAAGGATATGCACCGCATGGCGTGGCTGTAATGGTAGAAACTGCTACTGACAACCCTACCCGTACCGTTGCTAACGTACGTATGCACTTTAACAAAACAGGTGGTAGCCTTGGCAACAGTGGTTCGGTTGGTTTCCTCTTCAACCGCGTGGGTGAATTTAAGGTTAAAAACGAAGGTCAGAACCTGGAAGACCTGGAACTGGAACTGATTGATGCCGGCCTGGAAGAGATTGGAGAAGATAGCGAAGGCAATATTATTATCCGTACACCTTTTACTGAGTTTGGTAATATGTCCAAAGCACTGGAAGACAGAAATATCCAGGTGATCGGCGCTGAATTAAAGCGTATTCCTACTACTACGACCGAACTGAACGAAGAGCAGGCGAAAGAAGTACTGGAACTGATTGACAGATTGGAGCAGGATGATGACGTACAACAGGTATTCCACACACTGGTATAA